The following is a genomic window from Niveispirillum cyanobacteriorum.
GCCCCCCGACATCGCCGCCCTCAGCTTTGAGGATGCGCTCGCCGAGCTGGAACGGATTGTCCGCCAGCTGGAGGAAGGCAAGGCCAAGCTGGACGATGCCATCCAGTCCTATGAGCGTGGCACCTGGCTGAAGCGTCACTGCGAGGCCAAACTGCGCGAAGCGCAGGCCAAGGTGGACCGCATCACCATCGCTGCCGACGGCACCATCGGTGCCGAGCCCGCCCGTCTGGATTGAAAGCCTCCACCCATGCCCTCCCTGCCCAAGACCCTGACCGCCGCCATGGCGGATACTGTTGAACAGGTCGAAGCCGCCATCGAGGTGCTGCTGCCGCGCAGCAACCTGATGGAGGCGCGCCTGTTCGATGCCATGCGCTATGGCTGCCTGGGCGGGGGCAAGCGTCTGCGTCCCTTCCTGGTCATGGAAAGTGCGCGCATGTTCGGCGTGAACCCGGCCTGCGCCCTGCGCACGGCGGCGGCGGTGGAGTTCATCCACTGCTACAGCCTTGTCCATGACGATCTGCCCGCCATGGATGACAGCGAACTGCGCCGGGGGCGCAAAACGGTGCATCTGGAATTTGACGAGGCCACTGCCATCCTGGCCGGTGACGGGCTATTGACCCAAGCGTTCGAAATTTTGGCCGACCATGAGACGCATGAGGACCCGCAGGTCCGCTGCAAGCTGGTGGCGGCGCTGGC
Proteins encoded in this region:
- a CDS encoding exodeoxyribonuclease VII small subunit; its protein translation is MTDQTLPPDIAALSFEDALAELERIVRQLEEGKAKLDDAIQSYERGTWLKRHCEAKLREAQAKVDRITIAADGTIGAEPARLD
- a CDS encoding polyprenyl synthetase family protein, which encodes MPSLPKTLTAAMADTVEQVEAAIEVLLPRSNLMEARLFDAMRYGCLGGGKRLRPFLVMESARMFGVNPACALRTAAAVEFIHCYSLVHDDLPAMDDSELRRGRKTVHLEFDEATAILAGDGLLTQAFEILADHETHEDPQVRCKLVAALAKAAGPRGMVGGQMLDLIAETTPLDIGAITRLQRLKTGEMIAFSAVAGAILGRAGAPQHHALQAYAHDLGLAFQIADDLLDVEGSQDEVGKPVGRDDVAGKATFVSILGTERARDQARRLAGQAAQHLEIFGDRADMLRQVAHYVVERRT